In bacterium, a single genomic region encodes these proteins:
- a CDS encoding PAS domain S-box protein, translated as MTQDIARNYFYFATRICGIVTLTLGLVVTFGWMSGIESLTRVTSAYIPMAIDTALCFAVLGATLYFLTVESRRRLPLLLLPALVGAYGLLAFIERFVSVDLTITHWLIPEQPNFGMHPVNQMSPLSGVLFLLSGTALVSSAIPRFRLHSENILGWSGALVFVTGSLLTYAYALGDPFLYHTSLVPLSLLTAIAFSFVGAAMVSMSGANSILKTIFAANTKGRTLRLFIPLIVLTCFAQQFIYQISSALSINNAILFLLVPLLASIAAVFAGGRLAQYLSDRIVEANRRLEESEEKYRSVVEHSHDMYWTLDSQGRFTYANKKSSEVSGYDMSRWIGQSFVGILHAEDHERVQRMFLDALNGTPQDYEVRVRHANGSDFYVEVTSVPEYVAGQIVGVASFGRDITERRHSEIRLRNSEAMLRASQSVARLGSYELDVVKGVWTSSNILDDIFGIDEAFERTPAGWLRIVHPEWREEMANYFETEVLKAGKRFDKEYKIVKPSDGQVRWVHGLGDVTFDQHGVPIRMIGTIQDITDRKELEAERVALEAQLRQAQKLETIGTLAGGVAHDFNNILTPILVYSEMAAHELGKGHPQRDDIEQVIAAANRAKDLVKQILTFSRQMDQERIPIELAPAIREAMKLLNASVPSSVKLVTSIDTECKPVLANPSQIHQVLLNLCTNALHAMRDGGGTLTVELKSLRLSEDDVRDLPPLKAGEFARLCVSDTGCGIDDAIRDRIFEPFFTTKVVGEGTGLGLSVVHGIVKSHDGAITVKSRRNAGTTFCVYLPLVASESRPESVERSTLSGRGERILVVDDEYDVAKAVADVLTKLCGYSVSMCQSGQEALDLLQSQPNGFKLVITDQAMPAMTGLQLAEKIKKSLPEMPVILMSGFSKEIDNERLEKAGVCCMIVKPPVPAELGNRVNSVLAKGLESVTPQRYS; from the coding sequence ATGACTCAGGACATAGCAAGGAACTACTTTTACTTCGCGACACGCATCTGCGGAATCGTGACGCTTACACTTGGGCTGGTAGTTACGTTTGGCTGGATGTCCGGAATTGAGTCCTTGACGCGAGTCACTTCGGCCTACATTCCTATGGCCATTGACACAGCACTTTGCTTTGCCGTGCTCGGTGCGACCTTGTATTTCTTAACGGTGGAATCGAGAAGGCGCCTACCACTACTTCTTCTTCCCGCTCTTGTTGGAGCTTATGGACTTCTTGCTTTCATAGAGCGATTTGTTTCCGTTGATTTGACGATCACGCATTGGTTGATTCCCGAGCAACCCAACTTCGGGATGCACCCAGTCAATCAAATGTCGCCATTGAGCGGTGTGCTATTCCTGTTGAGCGGCACTGCTCTCGTGTCCTCTGCAATCCCACGTTTTCGCTTGCATTCTGAGAACATCCTGGGCTGGTCGGGAGCCTTGGTGTTTGTCACGGGCTCACTGCTTACCTATGCGTATGCTCTCGGTGATCCTTTCTTGTATCACACCAGTTTGGTCCCACTATCCCTACTCACTGCTATCGCTTTCAGTTTTGTAGGAGCAGCGATGGTGTCAATGTCGGGAGCCAATTCAATACTTAAAACCATTTTTGCAGCGAATACGAAAGGCCGGACATTGCGGCTTTTCATTCCATTAATTGTCCTGACATGCTTCGCGCAGCAGTTCATTTATCAGATTTCCTCCGCACTGTCCATAAACAACGCCATTCTCTTTCTCCTGGTTCCGTTGCTTGCCTCTATTGCAGCAGTTTTTGCCGGCGGACGGCTCGCTCAGTACTTATCTGACAGAATTGTTGAAGCAAATCGCAGGCTTGAAGAGAGCGAGGAGAAGTACCGTTCGGTTGTCGAACATTCGCATGACATGTACTGGACCCTCGATTCACAAGGCAGATTCACTTACGCGAACAAGAAGTCTTCCGAGGTTTCCGGTTACGACATGTCCCGATGGATTGGTCAAAGTTTTGTAGGAATACTGCATGCCGAAGATCATGAGCGAGTTCAACGGATGTTTCTGGATGCGTTAAATGGCACTCCGCAGGATTACGAAGTAAGAGTGCGCCACGCAAACGGCAGCGACTTCTACGTTGAAGTGACATCGGTGCCTGAGTATGTCGCGGGGCAGATCGTTGGAGTTGCGAGTTTCGGAAGAGACATAACAGAACGGCGTCATTCAGAAATTAGACTAAGAAACAGCGAGGCAATGCTGCGCGCTTCGCAGTCAGTCGCACGTCTTGGAAGTTACGAGCTCGATGTTGTCAAAGGAGTTTGGACGAGTTCTAACATTCTTGATGACATTTTTGGAATTGATGAAGCATTTGAGCGAACACCGGCAGGGTGGCTTCGAATTGTGCACCCCGAGTGGCGCGAAGAGATGGCAAACTACTTCGAAACGGAGGTTTTGAAAGCCGGGAAGAGATTTGACAAGGAATATAAGATTGTTAAACCTTCCGACGGTCAAGTTCGATGGGTACATGGATTGGGCGATGTAACATTTGACCAGCACGGTGTGCCGATCAGAATGATTGGAACGATTCAAGATATAACCGATCGGAAGGAGCTGGAGGCTGAAAGGGTAGCCTTGGAGGCGCAGCTTAGACAGGCGCAGAAGCTTGAAACAATCGGAACGCTCGCCGGTGGCGTTGCGCACGACTTCAACAATATCCTGACTCCGATTCTTGTCTATTCTGAAATGGCTGCTCATGAGCTCGGCAAGGGACATCCACAGCGTGATGATATCGAGCAGGTGATAGCGGCTGCGAATCGCGCGAAAGATCTTGTGAAACAGATTCTGACTTTCAGCCGGCAAATGGACCAGGAGAGGATTCCGATAGAGCTTGCTCCGGCAATTAGGGAAGCCATGAAACTCCTGAACGCGTCGGTTCCAAGTTCAGTGAAACTTGTGACGAGCATTGACACCGAGTGCAAACCAGTGCTTGCCAATCCGTCGCAGATTCACCAAGTGCTGTTAAATCTTTGTACAAACGCGCTTCATGCCATGCGTGACGGAGGCGGAACGCTTACCGTGGAGTTAAAGTCACTTCGTCTCTCCGAAGATGATGTGCGTGACTTGCCGCCGCTGAAGGCAGGCGAGTTTGCCAGACTGTGCGTTTCCGATACAGGGTGCGGTATTGATGATGCTATTCGTGACCGCATTTTTGAACCGTTTTTCACGACAAAGGTTGTCGGAGAAGGCACAGGTCTGGGCTTGTCCGTCGTTCATGGCATAGTAAAGAGTCATGATGGCGCAATAACGGTGAAGAGCCGCCGCAATGCGGGCACAACTTTTTGCGTCTATCTACCTCTCGTGGCCTCAGAGTCCCGGCCAGAGTCCGTTGAGCGATCCACTCTGTCCGGCAGGGGGGAGCGTATTCTCGTGGTTGATGATGAATATGATGTCGCCAAGGCGGTCGCCGACGTTCTGACGAAGCTTTGCGGCTACTCGGTATCGATGTGTCAGAGTGGACAAGAAGCACTTGATCTGCTGCAATCTCAGCCGAACGGATTCAAACTTGTCATCACTGACCAGGCCATGCCGGCGATGACTGGACTTCAACTGGCTGAGAAAATCAAGAAGAGTCTGCCTGAAATGCCTGTGATACTGATGTCGGGGTTCAGCAAGGAGATTGATAATGAGAGGCTGGAGAAGGCGGGAGTGTGCTGTATGATTGTCAAACCTCCCGTACCTGCAGAGTTGGGGAATCGAGTAAATTCGGTACTCGCAAAGGGACTTGAGTCTGTGACTCCGCAAAGATACTCCTGA
- a CDS encoding long-chain fatty acid--CoA ligase, with protein MTPCGETIPELFASAVDTFADSVYLQLRQGDTMLSESYGQVARDVLAITERIQRAGYVKGDRIGLLSENSADWVKTYLGILGAGCIVVPIDSLMPEPEIENVLKMASTRLLFCSERFFERFRDAGVACQVIQIGSLPEALSDVKGSLRTMDLTSNDIATIIFTSGTTGHSKGVVLTHGNLVSNVLACRRVCEIRHEDNFLLLLPLHHTFASTVTMLLPIATGARATIATSYRSRDVVDDIRVSRVTVLVGVPQIFENIKNSIERAVDSAPAFKRAMFLSLLMISRSAAIFGLKPGFQLFRSLRAKAGLNSVRLMVSGGAALPLFVNRFFENLGFTLIQGYGLTECSPVLSVNLPGRNKLGSVGPALPGVRLEIRNPNEFGIGEVCASGPNVMQGYFENPEASAQVLRDGWFYTGDAGYLDADGYLHLTGRIKNVIVTSAGKNVYPEELESKLAAHPAIAEALVLAVQRKDGKGEQLCAILKLDEEYLERNASGLPAEDIAAEAVKSFNRSSASYQSIREWRVLNDDFHKTSTRKIKRHLYRDFFK; from the coding sequence ATGACTCCTTGCGGAGAGACAATTCCAGAGCTTTTTGCGTCGGCCGTTGACACGTTTGCCGACTCCGTCTATCTGCAACTCCGGCAGGGCGACACGATGTTGTCAGAAAGCTACGGCCAAGTTGCCCGCGATGTTCTCGCTATCACAGAGCGGATTCAACGAGCAGGTTACGTGAAGGGGGACAGAATCGGTTTGCTCTCTGAAAACAGCGCCGACTGGGTGAAAACGTATCTGGGAATACTGGGTGCGGGCTGCATCGTGGTACCTATTGATTCACTCATGCCTGAGCCGGAGATCGAAAACGTTTTGAAAATGGCATCGACAAGGTTGCTATTCTGTTCCGAGCGTTTCTTCGAACGCTTCAGGGATGCCGGAGTTGCCTGCCAGGTCATTCAAATAGGTTCTCTCCCGGAAGCACTATCAGACGTGAAAGGTTCCCTTCGCACAATGGACTTGACTTCCAATGACATTGCTACGATAATCTTTACGTCAGGAACAACCGGACATTCAAAGGGTGTGGTGCTGACGCATGGTAATCTCGTATCGAATGTTTTGGCTTGCAGGCGGGTCTGCGAAATCAGACATGAAGACAATTTTCTATTGCTGCTGCCGCTGCACCACACATTCGCAAGCACGGTCACGATGCTTCTTCCCATTGCCACAGGAGCCCGAGCAACGATTGCAACGAGCTACCGCTCCCGTGACGTCGTAGATGACATCCGAGTTTCCCGCGTGACTGTATTGGTTGGTGTGCCGCAGATTTTTGAGAACATCAAGAACAGCATCGAACGGGCGGTTGACTCGGCGCCGGCTTTCAAACGCGCAATGTTTCTTTCACTTCTGATGATATCCAGATCCGCGGCGATATTTGGTCTCAAGCCTGGTTTTCAACTATTTCGTTCTCTCAGAGCCAAAGCGGGGCTTAATTCGGTACGACTTATGGTATCAGGCGGAGCAGCGCTGCCATTGTTTGTAAACAGGTTTTTCGAGAATTTAGGATTTACTTTGATTCAGGGTTATGGATTGACTGAATGCAGTCCGGTGCTCAGTGTAAATCTTCCCGGCAGAAACAAACTTGGTTCAGTCGGACCTGCACTTCCCGGCGTGAGGCTTGAGATTAGAAATCCGAATGAATTCGGTATCGGAGAAGTATGCGCCTCGGGTCCCAATGTTATGCAGGGGTACTTTGAAAATCCCGAAGCGTCGGCACAGGTGCTGAGGGACGGATGGTTCTATACGGGTGACGCGGGCTATCTTGATGCAGACGGTTATCTTCATTTGACCGGCCGCATCAAGAATGTTATTGTGACATCCGCGGGAAAGAACGTCTATCCGGAAGAGCTTGAGTCCAAGCTTGCCGCGCATCCGGCGATCGCGGAAGCATTGGTCCTCGCGGTACAGAGGAAGGACGGCAAGGGTGAACAGCTGTGTGCGATTCTAAAGCTGGACGAGGAGTATCTTGAGCGCAACGCGTCGGGACTCCCGGCAGAGGACATCGCCGCTGAAGCCGTAAAGTCCTTCAACCGCAGCTCTGCCTCGTATCAAAGCATCCGGGAGTGGAGAGTACTAAATGATGACTTCCATAAGACTTCAACACGGAAGATAAAGCGTCACCTCTACAGAGACTTCTTCAAATAG
- a CDS encoding DMT family transporter has product MNISGIPHIGEIFALLTAMIWAAAVILFKKSGETVHPIALNLFKNALGAVLIVPTIYLVNGNLTSEFSFADVSLLLFSGALGIGIADTLFFMSLNRLGAALSSIVDCLYSPMVITAAVIWLGERLTFMQLVGVALIISAVLEASGFGNANSTTRKGIWFGVLWGVLSMAFMAVGIVIVKPLLETQSLMWIMLIRLMGGIGTLLVILLFNRNRVSILRTLSVQHSWGYLLTGSFVGAYLALIAWLAGLKYTQASQASALNQTSNVFVFILAAVYLKEPMTRQRVIGIILAAIGVYLVTFYAG; this is encoded by the coding sequence GTGAACATATCGGGCATCCCTCATATCGGCGAGATTTTCGCTCTTCTGACTGCCATGATTTGGGCCGCGGCGGTGATACTCTTCAAGAAGAGCGGAGAAACGGTGCATCCGATCGCGCTCAACTTGTTCAAAAATGCACTCGGAGCTGTGCTCATTGTTCCGACCATCTACTTGGTCAATGGGAATCTGACGTCCGAGTTTTCATTCGCTGACGTATCATTGCTGCTTTTTAGCGGTGCGCTTGGTATTGGCATTGCAGATACTCTGTTCTTTATGAGTCTGAACCGGCTGGGTGCTGCGCTTTCTTCGATTGTGGACTGTTTGTACAGTCCAATGGTCATTACTGCCGCCGTGATTTGGTTAGGCGAGCGTTTGACATTCATGCAGTTAGTCGGCGTTGCACTGATAATTTCTGCGGTTCTTGAAGCATCCGGCTTCGGCAATGCGAATAGTACGACCCGCAAAGGAATTTGGTTTGGCGTCCTGTGGGGCGTTCTTTCCATGGCGTTTATGGCTGTCGGAATTGTGATTGTCAAGCCGCTTCTGGAGACACAGTCTCTCATGTGGATTATGCTGATTCGATTGATGGGCGGTATCGGAACTTTGCTCGTTATTCTTCTATTCAACCGGAATCGCGTATCAATTCTACGAACACTGTCTGTGCAGCATAGCTGGGGATACTTGCTTACCGGCTCATTTGTTGGTGCTTACCTTGCCTTAATTGCCTGGCTCGCCGGACTTAAATACACGCAGGCGTCACAGGCATCCGCGCTGAATCAGACCAGCAACGTGTTCGTCTTTATTCTCGCCGCGGTTTACCTGAAGGAGCCGATGACCCGTCAACGTGTCATTGGAATTATTCTGGCTGCAATCGGTGTCTATCTCGTTACTTTTTATGCAGGCTAG
- a CDS encoding MFS transporter, whose protein sequence is MTSTSETNRPEKLTTRESFRIMMGASRAYWLVNLVNFADGIAYFGILNLLTLFIRDQLGLSDHMTGVAVSVFTGAVTLFMFLGGFVSDRLGVRKALLYSLLFLLAGRVLLTSSPLFDAAGVMLWSSLALMALGTGVLQPALYAGAKEFSDPRTSAISYSLIYAVMNFGIVLESYASPFIRERGGIEAVFWVMAAVNLTALSALLIFFTRKVEQRDRVVEPERHTELVPLRQRIKSLPILDSRFMAFIFVLLPVRTMFAHQWLTMPHYIMRCFPEAVGTRYEWFQGLNPLIITFAVPLVAAFTQRVNIILMMVIGTFVSASATFLLAPEPALSLLIGYILVFSIGEAIWSSRFYEYIAELAPAGRVGAYMGLAGIPWFLAKFTTGFYSGIMLEKYIPATGSQASGTLWTIYGIIALASPVGLILMKRWMEKPREGAQP, encoded by the coding sequence GTGACTTCCACTTCAGAAACCAACAGGCCGGAGAAGCTAACAACTCGAGAGAGCTTCAGAATCATGATGGGCGCATCGCGTGCATATTGGCTAGTCAACCTTGTCAATTTCGCCGACGGAATCGCGTATTTTGGCATTCTAAATCTTCTGACACTATTTATTCGTGACCAGCTCGGGCTCAGCGATCACATGACAGGCGTGGCAGTCTCGGTGTTTACCGGTGCGGTCACACTATTCATGTTCCTTGGCGGCTTTGTGTCGGACAGACTGGGGGTTCGCAAGGCACTATTGTACTCCTTGCTTTTCCTGCTTGCCGGTCGGGTGTTGCTGACATCAAGTCCTTTGTTTGACGCGGCAGGTGTGATGCTTTGGTCCAGTCTCGCCTTAATGGCTCTGGGAACAGGCGTGCTGCAGCCTGCGCTTTATGCGGGCGCAAAAGAGTTCTCAGATCCACGCACCTCGGCTATCAGTTACAGTCTGATCTATGCCGTAATGAATTTCGGAATTGTGCTGGAAAGTTATGCGTCTCCGTTTATTCGCGAACGCGGCGGTATCGAAGCGGTGTTTTGGGTAATGGCTGCCGTGAATTTGACCGCACTTTCCGCCTTGCTGATATTCTTCACCCGAAAAGTTGAGCAGCGTGACCGGGTTGTAGAGCCTGAAAGGCACACGGAGCTCGTGCCACTGCGGCAGCGAATCAAGTCTTTGCCAATTCTTGACAGCCGATTCATGGCATTCATCTTCGTCCTATTGCCGGTGCGAACCATGTTTGCACATCAATGGCTGACGATGCCGCATTACATCATGCGCTGCTTTCCGGAGGCAGTTGGTACTCGGTACGAGTGGTTCCAAGGATTGAACCCGTTGATTATCACTTTCGCGGTCCCGCTTGTTGCAGCCTTTACACAGCGAGTGAACATCATTCTGATGATGGTAATCGGCACATTCGTATCTGCATCGGCCACTTTTCTACTCGCGCCTGAACCGGCGCTTTCACTTCTCATCGGCTACATTCTTGTATTTTCGATTGGAGAAGCTATTTGGTCGAGCAGATTTTACGAGTACATCGCGGAACTTGCCCCCGCAGGGAGAGTCGGTGCCTATATGGGGTTGGCCGGCATCCCATGGTTTCTTGCAAAATTCACGACCGGATTTTACTCGGGCATCATGCTTGAAAAGTATATTCCCGCAACAGGCAGTCAGGCGAGCGGCACCCTTTGGACGATATACGGTATCATCGCTCTTGCGTCGCCCGTCGGATTGATTCTCATGAAGCGGTGGATGGAGAAACCGCGGGAAGGCGCGCAGCCGTGA